In the genome of Desulfurellaceae bacterium, the window CTGTGACCCCAGGCGGCCCAGGCCCATCAGGCCCAGGGTTTTGCCGTTCAGCCCCAGCCCCAGGCTGCGCTGCCACTGACCCGCGCGGGTGGCTTGGTCTTCCTCCGGGATATGGCGCACCAGGGCCAGGATCAGGCCCCAGGTCAGCTCGGCGGTCGGATAGCCCACGCCCCCGGTGCCGCACACCACAACGCCGCAATCGGTGGCGGCGTCTAGGTCAATCGCCGCGTTACGCATGCCGGTGGTGGTCAGCAGTTGCAGCTTGGGCAGGCGTTCCAGCAGGCTGCGGGGGAAGGGCGTGCGCTCGCGCANNNNNNNNNNNNNNNNNNNNNNNNNNNNNNNNNNNNNNNNNNNNNNNNNNNNNNNNNNNNNNNNNNNNNNNNNNNNNNNNNNNNNNNNNNNNNNNNNNNNNNNNNNNNNNNNNNNNNNNNNNNNNNNNNNNNNNNNNNNNNNNNNNNNNNNNNNNNNNNNNNNNNNNNNNNNNNNNNNNNNNNNNNNNNNNNNNNNNNNNNNNNNNNNNNNNNNNNNNNNNNNNNNNNNNNNNNNNNNNNNNNNNNNNNNNNNNNNNNNNNNNNNNNNNNNNNNNNNNNNNTCGCCCCGCGAGTCGGCCCAGATGCCGTGCGGCGCATAGAAGTTGCCCGGCTCCAGGCCGTGCTCCCCAAAGCGGTGCTGGATTTCCCCGTCCAGGGTCAGCACGCTGACGCACGACGGGGGCTCGTGGGGGGGCACTTCCGCGCCCAGGCCGTTCGGCATGTTGGCGACCTTGAAGCCCAACTCGGCCACAAACAGGTTCTCGTCGGCGTCGATATACAGATCGTCCGGGCGGCTCACATGGGTCCATTCGGTACGGTACTCGCCGTCGGCGCTGAACACCTGAATGCGGGAGTTCTCGCGGTCGGCGACGTAGACCGTGCCGCGCCGGTCGACCGCAATCGCGTGCGGGATTTTGAACTGGCCCGGACCGCTGCCGGGTTCGCCCCAGGAGAACAGCAGCTCGCCGTCGGCCGAGAATTTATGCACCCGGGCGTTGCCGTAGCCGTCGGCGATATACATCGCGCCGTCCGGCGCCAGGGCGACATTGGTCACCATGTTGAACGGACCGGCCGCCTGCTGGACCGGGGTGGTCCAGGCTTTGAAGCCGGTGTCGGCGGGTGTGTCTTTCTCGCCCAGGGTTTTGACCAGCGTGCCGTCGGGTTCGAACAGACGGACGGTATGGTCAAAATTGTCGGCGCAGTAGATGGTGTCATCCGGGCCGATGAAGATGCCGTGGGCGTTGGTGAACACGTCCTCTCGGTCAAAGACGATCATCGGGTGCTCGCCACGGTTAAAGGCGTACACCCGGTCCTGGGAGTCGGTGGCCACGCCCGCCACCTCGACAAACGACCAGCCCTCGGGCAGCTGCTCCCAGCCCTCGATCACTTCGTATTCCACTTTATTCGCGCCAAGTGCCATGTGACTTCCTCCTTTTCAGGGGACCCGCTGATCGAGCTGGATCACGATCCCGTCGGGGTCTTTAAACAGGGTGGTCATGACCTTGCCGCCCGGCGCCTCGCCGTAGGCGACGCTGTCGAAGACTTTTGGGGCCAGGACGATCGGCACGCCCGCAGCCTTGACCTTCTCGAAGGTCTCCTCCAGATCGTCCACCCAGAAGGCAAAATGGTGGATACCGACCTGGGTCAGATTGATCGCCTCGCCCGAGGTCGGGCGGTTCTGGGACAGGACGATGAACGTGGCGTCCGGGCCGTCCTCCCAGCGCAGGTACACCCCATGGCGACCGGGCCGCTCGGCGCCGGTGACCGTCTGGATCATGCCCCCCGGGTTCTCGTTCGGGTCGTCCAGGCTGACGCGCAGGCCCAGCAGGTCGCGGTAGAATTTCAGCGACTCGGCCATGTTGCTGACGCCAATGGCGATGTGCGAGGTCGCTCGAATTTTCATGCTTCCCTCCTCTGTCCAAATATCTCCAGGCTCTCCTGACCCGCAGCTATGGCACGCTTTGTGGCCAGCGTCCAGACATGCCGGCTCAGCCGATGTGGGCTCGTGCGCGGCGGATCAGACGGCTCTTAAGGTCGGCCAGCTGTGGTTCGAGTTCCAGCGGATACGGCTGCGGATCGCTGAGCCGGGTGACCGCCGGCGGTAAACAGCCCAGCTGGTCTTGAGCCCGCTGGCGGATCGCGGTCGGCTCGGGGCTGGTATATACGGCTTCGCCCTGACGGAAGACCGGCACCAGCAGGTCGCGCCACGTCGGCCCGGCCGAGCCGGTGACCCGCGCCGCGTCGTCAATCCCCAGCCGGGTGTCATACACCGTATCGCCGACAAAGCTCCCGTCGGTCTGATAGCGGCGCACCTGCAGGATGCCCGGGGTGGTGGTTTTGTCGTCCTCTTCCGACAGTTTGACTTTATACTGCCAGGACTGGTCCGGGCCGCGCACGGCACCGAGCTTGTAGACCCCGCCCAGGGCCGGCTGGTCGTCGGCCGTGACCAGCTTTGTGCCGATACCCCACACCTCGATCGGGCTGCCCTGGGCTTTGAGGCGGGCAATGGCGTGTTCGTCCAGGTCGTTGCTACCGACAATGAAGGCCTCAGGAAAGCCGGCCTGGTCCAGGATCTTACGCGCCTCGATCCCGAGCTGCACAAAATCGCCCGAGTCCAGGCGAATGCCGACCAGCTCATGGCCCTTGTCGCGCAGCCAGTGACCGACCCGAACCGCCCGGCGCACCCCGGCCAGACTGTCATAGGTATCGACCAGAAAGATGCAGTTGTTGGGCATGGCCTGGGCATAGGCCTCGAACGCGTCGAGTTCGGTGTCAAAGGCCATGACCCAGCTGTGGGCGTGGGTACCCCTGACCGGGATCCCGAACAGTTTTCCGGCCAACACGTTTGAGGTGGCGGCACAGCCGCCGATGTACGCCGCCCGACTCGCCGCCAGCGCGCCGTCAATGCCCTGGGCGCGGCGCAGTCCGAATTCGAGCACCGGCTCTCCCTCGGCGGCCAGGCACATGCGGGCCGATTTAGTGGCGATCAGGGTTTGAAAATTGATGATATTGAGCAGCGCGGTTTCAAGCAGCTGGCCTTGGATGAGCGGGCCTTGGACGCGCAGCAGGGGCTGGTTGGGAAAAACAGGCGTGCCTTCGGGGATGGCATCAACCGAACACGAGAGGCGCAGCCCTTGCAGGGTGTCGAGAAACTCGCGGGGAAACAGGGCTTTGCCGTCGTTGCCGGTCAGCTCGGCCAGGTAGGCGACATCCTCGGCGGTAAACCGCACGTGGCTGAGGAAGTCGATGGCGTAGGCCAGACCGCAGGCCAGGCTGAACGCGCCGCCAAACGGCTGATGGCGAAAGGACAGCTGAAACACCGCCTGCCTGTCGGCCATGCCCGACCGCCAGTAGCCGTAGGCCATGGTGAGCTGGTACAGGTCGGTCAGCAGCGCCAGGGAAGGGCGGTAGAGCGCGGACGGGATATTCATCTGAGCCCCGCGTCAGGGCCGGTCTCCGGGCGGAGCTTACTCCAGGTTGGCCTCGATCAGCATCGGTCCCGGGCTGCCGAACCCGTAGCCGAGAGCGTCGTTCAGCTCTTCGGCCGTCCATACCGCCCGCGCCTCGACCCCAAAGCCCTCGGCCAGCTTGACAAAATCAAACACGGGAGAATCCAGACCGGTCAGCGACAGGCTGGCCTCACCTGGGGTGATCTTGGCCCGTTCCAGCTCCCAGCGCAAAATGGAGTAGGCCCGGTTCTTACAGATGACGGCGGTTACGTTGTGTTTCTCGCGGGCCATCGTCCACAGGGCCTGGATGGTATACAGGGACGAGCCGTCGCCCTCCAGACACACCACCGGTCGGTCCGGCGCGGCCGCCGC includes:
- a CDS encoding VOC family protein; this translates as MKIRATSHIAIGVSNMAESLKFYRDLLGLRVSLDDPNENPGGMIQTVTGAERPGRHGVYLRWEDGPDATFIVLSQNRPTSGEAINLTQVGIHHFAFWVDDLEETFEKVKAAGVPIVLAPKVFDSVAYGEAPGGKVMTTLFKDPDGIVIQLDQRVP
- a CDS encoding nicotinate phosphoribosyltransferase, encoding MNIPSALYRPSLALLTDLYQLTMAYGYWRSGMADRQAVFQLSFRHQPFGGAFSLACGLAYAIDFLSHVRFTAEDVAYLAELTGNDGKALFPREFLDTLQGLRLSCSVDAIPEGTPVFPNQPLLRVQGPLIQGQLLETALLNIINFQTLIATKSARMCLAAEGEPVLEFGLRRAQGIDGALAASRAAYIGGCAATSNVLAGKLFGIPVRGTHAHSWVMAFDTELDAFEAYAQAMPNNCIFLVDTYDSLAGVRRAVRVGHWLRDKGHELVGIRLDSGDFVQLGIEARKILDQAGFPEAFIVGSNDLDEHAIARLKAQGSPIEVWGIGTKLVTADDQPALGGVYKLGAVRGPDQSWQYKVKLSEEDDKTTTPGILQVRRYQTDGSFVGDTVYDTRLGIDDAARVTGSAGPTWRDLLVPVFRQGEAVYTSPEPTAIRQRAQDQLGCLPPAVTRLSDPQPYPLELEPQLADLKSRLIRRARAHIG